The following are encoded together in the bacterium genome:
- a CDS encoding cytochrome c oxidase subunit 3 — protein sequence MWLFLFTEILLFGGLFVIYSVYRGMHEADFHHAAAELNKFMGVTNTVVLLTSSFTIVLSIAALQRNQVGRSLAFLFSTLGLSATFLVIKYFEWSAKYHHHIFPGTEHIHELPHGEGLFFNLYFMMTGLHGIHVVVGMIVMLVVAAKIRSGAVGSTNYAMLEYAGLYWHLVDLIWIFLLPLFYLTT from the coding sequence ATGTGGCTGTTCCTCTTCACGGAGATCCTGCTCTTCGGCGGGCTCTTCGTGATCTACAGCGTCTACCGGGGCATGCACGAGGCCGACTTCCACCATGCGGCGGCCGAGCTGAACAAGTTCATGGGGGTGACGAACACCGTCGTCCTGCTCACGAGCAGCTTCACCATCGTGCTGTCGATCGCGGCGCTGCAGCGCAACCAGGTCGGGCGCAGCCTGGCCTTCCTGTTCTCGACGCTGGGGCTGAGCGCGACGTTCCTCGTGATCAAGTACTTCGAGTGGAGCGCCAAGTACCACCACCACATCTTCCCGGGCACGGAGCACATCCACGAGCTGCCGCACGGGGAGGGGCTGTTCTTCAACCTGTACTTCATGATGACCGGCCTGCACGGGATCCACGTCGTGGTCGGCATGATCGTGATGCTGGTCGTGGCGGCGAAGATCCGCAGCGGCGCGGTGGGGTCGACGAACTACGCCATGCTCGAGTACGCGGGCCTGTACTGGCACCTGGTGGACCTGATCTGGATCTTCCTGCTGCCCCTGTTCTACCTGACGACCTAG
- a CDS encoding cbb3-type cytochrome c oxidase subunit I — MADSSVAASGAAAYGHSGSYLKTPANGGLLSWLTTVDHKKIGLMYAAAMFTFFLVGMSLGVLIRLELMQPGSQFVSAKTYNSVFTLHGVIMIFLFIVPGIPAILGNFILPLQLGADDVAMPRLNLMSWYVYMIGAVMAVLSLFVGGGVPDGGWTFYAPYALNTQTNVSLAVGAAFVLGFSSIMTGMNFITTIHRLRAPGMGMFQMPLFCWGLYATSWIQIIATPVVGITLVLVIMERWLGLGFFNPALGGDPVLYQHLFWIYSHPVVYVMVLPAMGIISEILPTFSRRTIFGYKAIAMSSMAIAVVGYLVWGHHMFTAGMSNTARWVFSLLTFFVAIPTGVKIFNWLATLYKGSIELRAPLLYALGWIFLFSIGGLTGLANGALSTDIHVHDTAYIVGHFHYTMFGGAAIGMFAGLHYWWPKIWGRMYNEKVAIIAGGFILVGFNTLYGSMLALGIMGMPRRYADYLPQYAPLNFVATVGSWILVSGVLLMLFNLVRAIRSGAKAPDNPWGGTTLEWQTTSPPPLFNFATPPTVTTGPYDFTEILRERGNEPSTTQEVRS; from the coding sequence ATGGCCGACAGTTCCGTTGCCGCTTCCGGTGCGGCCGCCTATGGCCATTCCGGCAGCTACCTGAAGACCCCCGCCAACGGCGGTCTCCTGAGCTGGTTGACCACGGTCGACCACAAGAAGATCGGCCTGATGTACGCGGCGGCCATGTTCACCTTCTTCCTGGTCGGCATGTCGCTGGGCGTGCTGATCCGGCTGGAGCTGATGCAGCCGGGCTCGCAGTTCGTCAGCGCGAAGACCTACAACTCGGTCTTCACCCTGCACGGCGTGATCATGATCTTCCTGTTCATCGTGCCCGGCATCCCCGCGATCCTGGGCAACTTCATCCTGCCCCTGCAGCTGGGGGCGGACGACGTGGCCATGCCGCGGCTGAACCTGATGAGCTGGTACGTGTACATGATCGGCGCCGTGATGGCGGTGCTCTCGCTCTTCGTGGGCGGCGGCGTGCCGGACGGCGGCTGGACGTTCTACGCGCCCTACGCCCTGAACACCCAGACCAACGTCTCGCTCGCCGTGGGCGCGGCCTTCGTGCTGGGCTTCAGCTCGATCATGACCGGCATGAACTTCATCACCACGATCCACCGCCTGCGCGCCCCGGGCATGGGTATGTTCCAGATGCCGCTGTTCTGCTGGGGCCTGTACGCCACGAGCTGGATCCAGATCATCGCCACGCCCGTGGTCGGCATCACGCTGGTGCTGGTGATCATGGAGCGCTGGCTCGGCCTCGGGTTCTTCAACCCGGCCCTGGGCGGCGACCCGGTGCTGTACCAGCACCTGTTCTGGATCTACTCGCACCCGGTCGTGTACGTGATGGTGCTGCCGGCCATGGGCATCATCTCGGAGATCCTGCCCACCTTCTCGCGCCGCACGATCTTCGGCTACAAGGCCATCGCCATGTCGTCCATGGCCATCGCCGTGGTGGGCTACCTGGTGTGGGGCCACCACATGTTCACCGCCGGCATGAGCAACACCGCCCGCTGGGTGTTCTCGCTGCTGACGTTCTTCGTGGCCATCCCCACGGGCGTGAAGATCTTCAACTGGCTCGCGACCCTGTACAAGGGCTCCATCGAGCTGCGGGCGCCGCTGCTGTACGCCCTGGGCTGGATCTTCCTCTTCTCCATCGGCGGCCTGACGGGCCTGGCCAACGGCGCCCTCTCGACCGACATCCACGTGCACGACACCGCGTACATCGTCGGGCACTTCCACTACACCATGTTCGGCGGCGCCGCGATCGGCATGTTCGCCGGCCTGCACTACTGGTGGCCGAAGATCTGGGGCCGCATGTACAACGAGAAGGTCGCCATCATCGCGGGCGGCTTCATCCTGGTCGGCTTCAACACCCTGTACGGCTCGATGCTGGCCCTGGGCATCATGGGCATGCCCCGCCGCTACGCCGACTACCTGCCCCAGTACGCGCCGCTGAACTTCGTGGCGACCGTCGGGTCGTGGATCCTCGTCTCGGGCGTGCTGCTGATGCTGTTCAACCTGGTCCGTGCGATCCGGTCGGGCGCCAAGGCCCCGGACAACCCCTGGGGCGGCACCACCCTCGAGTGGCAGACGACCTCGCCGCCGCCGCTGTTCAACTTCGCGACGCCGCCGACGGTGACCACCGGCCCCTACGACTTCACCGAGATCCTGCGCGAGCGCGGGAACGAGCCGTCGACCACCCAGGAGGTGCGTTCGTGA
- a CDS encoding SCO family protein: MTKWWSGVLLAGLLVLGGVPALAQLNEEAVEFDEHLGEIVPGDITLIDEDGQAVLLSDIVDRPTLVTMVYFECPGICTPLLNEVADILGKSRLQPDKQPFQLISVSFEPKDTSAMAKEKKANYLKLVGRELPPETWRFYTADQADIDALTGALGFRYKRAGKEYTHPGGIAILSPERKIVRYLYGLQFLPFDFEMGVYEAAQGKVRPTTARLLQFCFSYDPEGRTYVFNLARVVGVVMLTSIVFFIAFLFYLTRVRGRGKEA, encoded by the coding sequence ATGACGAAGTGGTGGAGCGGGGTGCTCCTGGCGGGCCTTCTCGTGCTGGGCGGGGTCCCGGCGCTGGCCCAGTTGAACGAGGAGGCCGTCGAGTTCGACGAGCACCTGGGCGAGATCGTGCCCGGGGACATCACGCTCATCGACGAGGACGGCCAGGCGGTGCTGCTGTCGGACATCGTCGACCGGCCGACGCTGGTCACCATGGTCTACTTCGAGTGCCCGGGCATCTGCACGCCGCTGCTGAACGAGGTGGCCGACATCCTGGGCAAGAGCCGGCTCCAGCCGGACAAGCAGCCCTTCCAGCTGATCTCCGTGAGCTTCGAGCCGAAGGACACCTCGGCCATGGCCAAGGAGAAGAAGGCCAACTACCTGAAGCTGGTCGGGCGCGAGCTGCCGCCGGAGACGTGGCGCTTCTACACCGCCGACCAGGCCGACATCGACGCGCTCACCGGGGCCCTGGGCTTCCGCTACAAGCGCGCGGGCAAGGAATACACGCATCCCGGCGGCATCGCGATCCTGTCGCCCGAGCGGAAGATCGTGCGCTACCTGTACGGCCTGCAGTTCCTGCCCTTCGACTTCGAGATGGGCGTCTACGAGGCGGCCCAGGGCAAGGTGCGGCCCACGACGGCGCGCCTGCTGCAGTTCTGTTTCAGCTACGACCCCGAGGGTCGGACCTACGTCTTCAACCTGGCCCGGGTGGTCGGCGTCGTGATGCTGACCTCCATCGTTTTCTTCATCGCGTTCCTGTTCTACTTGACCCGTGTCCGCGGACGCGGGAAGGAGGCTTGA
- a CDS encoding cytochrome C oxidase subunit IV family protein, with product MSNANPAAAHAHDHHIVPVSVFAWVWVALLVLTAITVGASVYYPGHVGILVAMIVTPIKAALILMYFMHLKYEKKVFVIMFLTAIGIFAIFLGLTFFDYLFR from the coding sequence ATGAGCAACGCGAATCCGGCCGCGGCCCACGCGCACGACCACCACATCGTTCCCGTCAGCGTCTTCGCCTGGGTGTGGGTGGCCCTGCTGGTCCTGACGGCGATCACCGTCGGGGCCTCGGTCTACTACCCGGGGCACGTGGGAATCCTGGTGGCGATGATCGTCACGCCGATCAAGGCGGCCCTGATCCTGATGTACTTCATGCACCTGAAGTACGAGAAGAAAGTTTTCGTGATCATGTTCCTGACGGCGATCGGCATCTTCGCCATCTTCCTGGGACTGACCTTCTTCGACTACCTCTTCCGCTAA